The nucleotide window ATTGACATTGTTCATTTCAATTCTCAGGTCATTAAAATTGAATGATTCCGTATTGGAATTAATGAAATCTATATAATTAGAATAACCCAGCACTTTGACGATAAGGCTGAGTTTGGCAAGATTTGGTCTGCTCAGAACAGCATTTTCATTCTGTCTGAATTTTTTCAGCTTATTGATAATCAGATGCTCATACAGATAATTTGTTCCCAGAAGATCAGGTTCTTTTTTTATCTTCTTTTCAGAATGATCACTTACAATCAGATCGTTCAGCTCAGCACTTATATAAGACCATTCAGTTTTGGTAACATCTTCCCAATTGTTTTTCTTTAAAAACTGCCGGCTTAGGAAATTCATAAGCTTTTCGAGATGCAGAATATCTTCCTTTTTCATCGGTTAATTTTATAAGACTAATTTAAGATTTTTATCAAACCAAAAAAGATTTATGAAAGACTTTTATATTGTGTAATCCATTGATATTTGAATAGAAAACAAATAGTAAAACAATGGAAACAAAAGTGATAGTAAAAGACGAATCTCTTTGGAAACGGATACAGGAGTTTTCTCTGGATGCTCCCGGCGTTGATTTTCCTTTCTCAAAAAAGCTGGCAAAAGAGGAAAACTGGAGCCCTGATTTTGTAAGAAAGGCGATAGAAGAATATAAAAAGTTTGTTTACCTCTGTTGTATTCTTCCCAACGGGGCTTCTCCCAGTAAAATTGTAGATAAGGTATGGCATATGCATCTGATCTATACCCGGAACTATTGGGAAGAATTTTGCCGGAATATTCTGAAAAAACCACTTCATCATCACCCATCCAACGGAGGAATTGCAGAAAGAGAAAAACATAAAAACTGGTTTGAAGATACTTTGGCAGCCTACAGGAAAGTATTTCAGCAGGAAGCTCCCGAAGAAATCTGGAAAATGCCGGAGAAGAAAT belongs to Chryseobacterium gleum and includes:
- a CDS encoding glycine-rich domain-containing protein; translated protein: METKVIVKDESLWKRIQEFSLDAPGVDFPFSKKLAKEENWSPDFVRKAIEEYKKFVYLCCILPNGASPSKIVDKVWHMHLIYTRNYWEEFCRNILKKPLHHHPSNGGIAEREKHKNWFEDTLAAYRKVFQQEAPEEIWKMPEKKSNVKSWIKKITSFAPAFILLMLFSCTEGNGFTGLLITGVVFAVIFILGVVVSVIGDHEASDPDGKKKADNDGGSCGGSSCGGGCGGGCGGCGGCGG